Proteins from one Phyllobacterium zundukense genomic window:
- a CDS encoding RidA family protein has product MTSTIEKRLQELGITLPVAAAPAANYVPFAQTGSLLLTSGQLPLAGGKLIHAGLLGAELNVAQGQEAAKACAINILAQAKAALDDLERIMRIVKITVFVASTPDFIEQHLVANGASDLLVAVLGDAGRHARSAVGTAALPLNAPVEIEAIIEVR; this is encoded by the coding sequence ATGACCAGCACCATCGAAAAACGCTTGCAGGAGCTTGGTATAACGCTGCCTGTCGCAGCCGCACCGGCAGCCAATTACGTTCCATTTGCCCAGACTGGTTCACTGCTTTTGACATCTGGGCAATTGCCGCTGGCAGGCGGAAAGCTCATCCACGCCGGGCTTTTGGGTGCCGAATTGAACGTCGCACAAGGCCAGGAAGCAGCCAAAGCCTGCGCGATCAATATTCTGGCGCAGGCGAAAGCGGCACTGGACGATCTCGAACGGATCATGCGGATCGTGAAAATTACCGTGTTCGTTGCATCGACACCGGATTTCATCGAACAGCACCTCGTCGCCAACGGCGCCTCGGATCTACTCGTCGCCGTGTTGGGCGATGCAGGCCGTCATGCACGCTCGGCGGTCGGCACGGCCGCCCTGCCCCTGAACGCACCCGTCGAAATCGAAGCCATTATCGAGGTTCGTTGA
- a CDS encoding AzlC family ABC transporter permease, translating to MASILPFIAEGMADSGLPSHHADENLRTRFSWFLSGASLITSIPALILMTAHVGFAGFASENGVTLLQATFMVAIIWALPANIVLIGAIAGGYSLFGAAIAVGLSSIRLMPMVAAFVPEMRGPKTRKITLLLLSHFIAVTAWVVGMERLKHVPRDMRTSYFAGLGITLTLTNTLVVAVVYVLSTDFPPMVFAALFFLTPMYFLTSLWGSARDRSVHVAMVSGLLLFPVIHSIAPAYDLLLTGVAGGIVTMAYVHLAKRSAAG from the coding sequence ATGGCATCCATTCTTCCGTTTATCGCTGAAGGCATGGCTGATTCCGGATTGCCCTCCCACCATGCGGATGAGAACCTCAGAACTCGTTTTTCGTGGTTTCTGTCAGGCGCATCCCTGATCACAAGCATTCCCGCGTTGATCCTGATGACAGCGCATGTGGGCTTTGCCGGATTTGCCAGTGAAAATGGCGTTACCCTGCTACAGGCGACGTTCATGGTCGCCATCATATGGGCTCTTCCGGCCAATATCGTTCTGATAGGTGCAATTGCGGGCGGTTATTCGCTGTTCGGCGCGGCAATTGCGGTCGGCCTGTCTTCAATCCGCCTGATGCCAATGGTGGCGGCCTTCGTGCCGGAAATGCGCGGGCCCAAGACGCGGAAGATTACCTTGTTGCTCCTGTCGCATTTCATTGCCGTCACTGCTTGGGTAGTCGGCATGGAGCGGCTCAAGCATGTTCCGCGCGATATGCGCACGAGTTATTTCGCCGGTCTGGGCATTACGTTGACGTTGACCAACACGCTCGTGGTGGCTGTGGTCTATGTTCTCTCGACCGACTTTCCGCCTATGGTTTTCGCTGCGTTGTTCTTTTTGACGCCAATGTATTTTTTGACCTCGCTGTGGGGCTCGGCACGCGATCGATCGGTCCATGTTGCCATGGTTTCGGGCCTGTTGCTCTTTCCGGTAATCCATTCGATCGCACCTGCCTATGATCTGCTCTTGACCGGCGTTGCCGGAGGGATTGTGACCATGGCTTATGTGCATCTGGCCAAGAGGAGTGCCGCCGGATGA
- the rpsB gene encoding 30S ribosomal protein S2 — MALPDFSMRQLLEAGVHFGHQTHRWNPKMAPYIYGSRNNIHILDLAQTYPLLNTALKKVSDTVARGGRVLFVGTKRQASDIIADAATRSAQYYVNARWLGGMMTNWKTISNSIQRLRKLDELLSGEAQGFTKKERLNLDREREKLNRALGGIKNMGSVPDLIFIIDTNKEAIAIQEAKRLGIPVVAVIDSNCDPDQIDFPIPGNDDASRAISLYCDLIAKAALDGILRQQGSLGMDIGAQEEAPVEPALEVPAEASAEAPAQEGEASA; from the coding sequence ATGGCATTGCCTGATTTCAGCATGCGTCAGCTCCTTGAAGCTGGCGTTCACTTCGGCCACCAGACACATCGCTGGAACCCGAAAATGGCACCATACATTTATGGTTCCCGCAACAACATTCACATTCTCGACCTGGCTCAGACCTATCCGCTGCTCAATACAGCGCTGAAGAAGGTTTCGGACACCGTTGCCCGTGGCGGCCGCGTTCTGTTCGTTGGCACCAAGCGTCAGGCGTCGGACATCATCGCCGATGCGGCAACGCGTTCGGCCCAGTATTACGTCAATGCCCGCTGGCTCGGCGGCATGATGACGAACTGGAAGACGATTTCGAATTCCATTCAGCGTCTGCGCAAGCTCGACGAACTTCTTTCCGGCGAAGCACAGGGCTTCACCAAGAAGGAGCGTCTGAACCTCGACCGTGAGCGCGAGAAGCTCAACCGCGCACTTGGCGGTATCAAGAACATGGGTTCGGTTCCGGATCTCATCTTCATTATCGATACCAACAAGGAAGCCATTGCCATCCAGGAAGCCAAGCGTCTTGGTATCCCGGTCGTTGCAGTGATCGACTCGAATTGCGATCCGGATCAGATCGATTTTCCGATCCCTGGCAATGACGATGCGTCGCGCGCGATTTCGCTTTATTGCGATCTGATTGCCAAGGCAGCACTCGATGGCATCCTGCGTCAGCAGGGTTCGCTGGGCATGGATATCGGTGCACAGGAAGAAGCTCCTGTCGAGCCTGCGCTCGAAGTTCCGGCTGAAGCTTCGGCAGAAGCTCCTGCTCAGGAAGGTGAAGCCTCCGCTTGA
- the clpS gene encoding ATP-dependent Clp protease adapter ClpS — protein MKRFSPMMQDEDKGSGNGPGRGTAVITRTKPKMKKPSLYRVLLLNDDYTPMEFVIHVLERFFQKNREDATRIMLHVHNHGVGECGVFTYEVAESKMTQVMDYARQNQHPLQCVMEKK, from the coding sequence ATGAAGCGGTTTTCACCCATGATGCAGGATGAGGACAAGGGAAGCGGCAACGGGCCCGGTCGGGGAACGGCTGTCATAACCCGGACCAAACCCAAAATGAAGAAACCCAGCCTTTATCGCGTGTTGCTTCTGAATGACGATTACACGCCCATGGAATTCGTCATTCACGTCCTGGAGCGGTTTTTCCAGAAGAACAGAGAAGATGCTACGCGCATCATGCTCCATGTGCATAATCATGGGGTCGGAGAATGTGGTGTCTTTACCTATGAGGTCGCGGAGTCCAAGATGACACAAGTCATGGACTATGCGCGGCAAAACCAACATCCGCTGCAATGCGTGATGGAGAAAAAGTGA
- a CDS encoding glycerophosphodiester phosphodiesterase, which produces MPSVDWLKSVPIAHRGLHDLNNKRWENTLSAFDAAAGAGFAIECDVHLSADGKAIVFHDGTLDRVTGSKGTIDELTAEQAGKLRVGGTQDHVPTLAQALKLIDGRVPIVIELKGIPGRDEGLVKAVANDLAEYDGLAAIMSFDHHLIRRFGKDAPGIPAGLTAEGLRDEDLEAHFSMLAYGIDFVSYNVRHLENRFVELVRGTMDMPVISWTVRSAAEKAVSDALVDQITFEGFDPRAA; this is translated from the coding sequence ATGCCTTCTGTTGATTGGTTGAAAAGCGTGCCGATCGCACATCGCGGTCTGCACGATCTGAACAACAAGCGCTGGGAGAATACTTTGTCGGCGTTTGACGCCGCCGCAGGCGCCGGCTTTGCCATCGAATGCGACGTCCATCTCTCTGCTGACGGCAAAGCCATTGTCTTCCACGATGGTACGCTCGACCGGGTGACAGGGAGCAAAGGCACTATCGACGAGCTGACAGCCGAGCAAGCCGGCAAACTTCGTGTCGGCGGCACACAGGATCATGTGCCGACGCTGGCTCAGGCCCTCAAGTTGATTGACGGCCGCGTGCCCATCGTCATCGAACTCAAGGGAATTCCCGGGCGCGATGAGGGCCTGGTAAAGGCGGTTGCCAACGATCTAGCCGAATATGACGGCCTGGCAGCCATCATGTCCTTCGATCACCACCTGATCCGCCGTTTCGGCAAAGACGCGCCGGGCATTCCCGCCGGACTGACCGCCGAGGGTCTTCGCGATGAGGATCTCGAAGCGCATTTTTCCATGCTGGCCTACGGTATCGACTTTGTCTCCTACAACGTCCGCCATCTGGAAAACCGTTTTGTCGAACTTGTCCGGGGAACGATGGACATGCCTGTCATCTCCTGGACGGTAAGGAGCGCCGCCGAAAAAGCCGTCAGCGACGCCCTTGTCGATCAAATCACTTTTGAGGGATTTGATCCGCGGGCAGCTTGA
- a CDS encoding phasin family protein, whose translation MATPFETLNESGKEFANTAMKSVSALTLGLQTIANEAADYSKKSFEEGSVLIEKLATTKSPAQIFETHSVFSKKAYEAFVAQATKFGELYANLAKEAYRPYEAAVAEVTK comes from the coding sequence ATGGCCACTCCGTTCGAAACCCTGAATGAGTCCGGCAAGGAATTCGCCAATACTGCGATGAAGAGTGTCTCAGCTCTCACCCTCGGATTGCAGACGATCGCCAATGAAGCGGCGGACTATTCCAAAAAGTCGTTCGAAGAGGGTAGCGTTCTGATCGAAAAACTGGCTACCACCAAATCGCCTGCACAGATATTCGAAACCCACAGCGTCTTTTCGAAAAAGGCATATGAAGCCTTTGTTGCTCAGGCGACGAAATTCGGCGAGCTCTACGCCAATCTCGCCAAGGAAGCATACAGACCCTATGAGGCAGCCGTAGCCGAGGTGACGAAGTAA
- the clpA gene encoding ATP-dependent Clp protease ATP-binding subunit ClpA: MPSFSPSLERALHQALTIANEHHHEYATLEHLLLALIDDQDASSVMRACNVDLAQLTRTVTDYVDNELDNLVTGYDEDSKPTAAFQRVIQRAVIHVQSSNREEVTGANVLVAIFAERESHAAFFLQEQQMTRYDAVNYISHGISKRPGASEPRTPLGAESPSEDNHAAESEEGATKKKQDALSAYCINLNDRAKAGKIDPLIGRDQEINRTIQILCRRSKNNPLYVGDPGVGKTAIAEGLAKRIVEGKVPSVLSDATVFSLDMGTLLAGTRYRGDFEERLKQVIKELEEFPGAILFIDEIHTIIGAGATSGGAMDASNLLKPALSTGAIRCIGSTTYKEFRQFFEKDRALVRRFQKIDVNEPSIPDAIEIMKGLRPYFEDFHKVKYTVEAIKSAVELSARYINDRKLPDKAIDVIDETGASQMLLPEAKRKKSIGVKEIEATIATMARIPPKTVSKDDEAVLSNLEAELKRVVYGQDLAIEALSSSIKLARAGLREPEKPIGSYLFSGPTGVGKTEVAKQLAASLGVELLRFDMSEYMERHTVSRLLGAPPGYVGFDQGGLLTDGVDQHPHCVLLLDEIEKAHPDLFNILLQVMDHGKLTDHNGKQIDFRNVILIMTTNAGASDAARAAIGFGSSRREGDDMEAINRLFTPEFRNRLDAIIPFGALPVPVIHQVVQKFVIQLEAQLADRGVTFDLQQEAIAWLAEKGYDDRMGARPLGRVIQEHIKKPLADEVLFGRLKKGGTVRVSVAEKPDGSKGLVLDYIADEVVVKPKKEIPVEKKPLAKKKPAPKKPLEKAGADVSASRNVASLPPKASVPKVPRKK; encoded by the coding sequence ATGCCATCTTTCTCACCTAGTCTGGAGCGCGCCCTGCATCAGGCGCTGACAATTGCCAACGAGCATCATCACGAATATGCGACGCTGGAGCATCTGCTTCTCGCGCTGATCGATGATCAGGATGCAAGCAGTGTCATGCGTGCGTGCAATGTCGACTTGGCTCAACTGACGCGAACCGTGACCGACTACGTCGACAACGAACTGGATAACCTTGTCACCGGTTACGATGAGGATTCCAAGCCGACTGCGGCTTTCCAGCGCGTTATCCAACGTGCAGTCATTCACGTCCAATCCTCCAACCGCGAAGAAGTGACCGGAGCCAACGTTCTCGTTGCTATTTTTGCCGAACGCGAAAGCCATGCGGCTTTCTTCCTGCAGGAACAGCAGATGACCCGCTACGATGCGGTCAACTACATTTCCCATGGAATCTCCAAGCGCCCCGGCGCCTCGGAGCCGCGCACGCCGCTTGGAGCTGAAAGCCCGAGCGAAGATAATCATGCCGCCGAGTCGGAAGAGGGTGCGACCAAGAAGAAGCAGGATGCCTTGTCGGCCTACTGCATCAACCTCAATGATCGCGCCAAGGCGGGCAAGATCGATCCGCTTATCGGCCGTGATCAGGAGATCAACCGGACGATCCAGATCCTTTGCCGCCGTTCGAAGAACAATCCGCTTTACGTCGGCGATCCCGGCGTTGGCAAGACCGCCATTGCCGAAGGTCTCGCCAAGCGCATCGTCGAAGGCAAGGTTCCAAGCGTCCTCAGCGATGCGACCGTATTCTCGCTGGATATGGGCACATTGCTTGCGGGTACACGCTATCGCGGTGATTTCGAAGAACGTTTGAAGCAGGTCATCAAGGAGCTCGAAGAGTTTCCGGGTGCGATCCTGTTCATCGACGAAATCCACACGATCATAGGTGCCGGAGCCACGTCAGGCGGTGCGATGGATGCATCCAATCTCCTGAAGCCAGCGCTTTCGACGGGTGCCATTCGTTGCATCGGTTCAACGACTTACAAGGAGTTTCGCCAGTTCTTCGAGAAGGACAGGGCGCTTGTGCGGCGTTTCCAGAAGATCGATGTCAATGAGCCGTCGATCCCCGATGCAATCGAGATCATGAAGGGCCTGCGTCCGTATTTCGAAGACTTCCACAAGGTCAAGTACACAGTGGAGGCGATCAAGTCGGCGGTCGAACTTTCAGCGCGTTACATCAATGACCGGAAATTGCCGGACAAGGCGATCGATGTCATCGATGAGACCGGTGCCAGCCAGATGCTGTTGCCGGAAGCGAAACGCAAGAAGTCCATTGGCGTCAAGGAAATCGAAGCAACCATCGCCACGATGGCCCGCATCCCGCCGAAGACTGTTTCGAAAGATGACGAGGCTGTGCTCTCCAATCTCGAGGCAGAACTGAAGCGTGTCGTCTACGGTCAGGACCTAGCGATCGAAGCGCTTTCATCCTCGATCAAGCTGGCACGTGCCGGCCTGCGCGAGCCGGAAAAGCCGATCGGATCCTACCTGTTCTCGGGTCCGACTGGCGTCGGCAAGACCGAAGTCGCCAAGCAATTGGCTGCCTCGCTCGGTGTGGAACTCCTGCGTTTCGACATGTCGGAATATATGGAGCGTCACACGGTATCGCGCTTGCTCGGTGCACCTCCCGGTTATGTCGGGTTTGATCAGGGCGGCCTTCTGACCGACGGTGTCGATCAGCACCCGCACTGCGTGCTGCTGCTCGATGAAATCGAAAAGGCGCATCCGGACCTGTTCAATATCCTGTTGCAGGTCATGGATCACGGCAAGCTGACTGATCACAACGGCAAACAGATCGATTTCCGCAATGTGATTCTGATCATGACGACCAATGCGGGCGCGTCCGATGCGGCGAGAGCGGCAATCGGCTTCGGTTCGTCGCGTCGTGAAGGCGATGACATGGAAGCGATCAACCGGCTGTTCACGCCGGAGTTCCGCAACCGTCTCGATGCGATCATTCCGTTCGGTGCATTGCCGGTTCCGGTTATCCATCAGGTGGTGCAGAAGTTCGTCATTCAGCTTGAGGCACAGCTTGCCGACCGCGGCGTGACGTTCGATCTTCAGCAGGAGGCCATCGCCTGGCTGGCAGAGAAGGGCTACGACGACCGCATGGGCGCCCGGCCGCTTGGCCGCGTCATTCAGGAGCACATCAAGAAGCCGCTGGCCGATGAGGTGCTGTTTGGCAGGCTGAAGAAGGGCGGTACAGTCCGCGTTTCGGTTGCCGAGAAGCCTGATGGTTCGAAGGGTCTGGTTCTCGACTACATCGCCGACGAAGTGGTGGTGAAGCCGAAGAAGGAAATACCGGTCGAAAAGAAGCCATTGGCGAAGAAGAAGCCGGCACCGAAGAAGCCGCTTGAAAAAGCGGGGGCCGATGTGTCGGCCAGCAGGAATGTCGCTTCGCTGCCACCCAAGGCGTCTGTACCAAAAGTGCCGCGGAAGAAATAA
- a CDS encoding GNAT family N-acetyltransferase — translation MPNLDRGDFTLRVCDGVGAFTQTEWSELSGTSRGAPDYNPFLSHAFLSALEDSGCVARKAGWLPQFLRLEDGCGTLIGAVPCYLKSHSQGEYVFDHGWADAFERAGGRYYPKLQASIPFTPATGPRLLVRRDRDGDAVRAALANGLRQLTTQLGVSSAHSTFVTETDLPAFTDADFLHRIDQQFHFFNEGYSTYDDFLATLASRKRKALKKERRGALADDISIDWLTGGQLTPEIWDTFFAFYMDTGSRKWGRPYLNRKFYTLIGERMPDDIVLVMARRDGRYIAGAINFIGSDRLFGRHWGCIEDHRFLHFEVCYHQAIDFAIERKLRVVEAGAQGEHKLARGYLPVTTHSVHYLAHAGLRRAIDDFLEREREDVALMNHVLNEHTPFKKSDQ, via the coding sequence ATGCCAAATCTTGATCGAGGCGATTTCACCTTGCGCGTCTGCGATGGCGTTGGCGCGTTCACGCAAACGGAGTGGTCAGAGCTCTCCGGGACATCGCGCGGGGCGCCCGATTACAATCCTTTCCTGTCGCATGCCTTCCTGTCTGCGCTCGAAGATTCCGGTTGTGTCGCGCGCAAGGCCGGCTGGCTGCCGCAGTTTCTACGCCTGGAGGATGGTTGTGGCACTTTGATCGGTGCCGTCCCCTGCTATTTGAAGAGCCATAGCCAGGGCGAGTATGTCTTCGATCACGGCTGGGCCGATGCGTTCGAGCGGGCCGGTGGTCGCTATTATCCCAAATTGCAGGCGAGTATTCCCTTCACGCCAGCTACAGGTCCGCGTTTGCTGGTTCGGCGCGATCGGGATGGCGACGCGGTTCGGGCTGCTCTCGCCAATGGTCTGCGCCAGCTGACCACTCAACTCGGCGTTTCGTCAGCCCATTCCACCTTCGTCACCGAAACGGATCTGCCTGCCTTCACCGACGCCGATTTCCTGCATCGCATCGATCAGCAGTTTCATTTCTTCAATGAAGGCTATTCGACCTATGATGATTTTCTGGCAACGCTCGCCTCGCGCAAACGCAAAGCGCTGAAGAAGGAACGCCGCGGAGCCCTCGCCGACGACATCAGCATCGACTGGTTGACCGGCGGCCAGCTCACCCCGGAAATCTGGGATACTTTTTTTGCATTCTATATGGATACCGGTAGCCGAAAATGGGGACGCCCCTATCTCAATCGCAAGTTTTACACGCTGATCGGCGAGCGCATGCCCGACGATATCGTGCTGGTGATGGCGCGGCGCGACGGGCGATACATTGCTGGAGCGATCAACTTCATCGGATCGGATCGGCTCTTCGGCAGGCATTGGGGTTGCATCGAAGACCACCGTTTCCTGCATTTCGAGGTCTGTTATCATCAGGCGATCGACTTTGCTATCGAAAGAAAACTGCGTGTCGTCGAGGCCGGCGCTCAGGGTGAGCACAAGCTTGCACGTGGATATCTACCCGTGACAACGCATTCCGTGCATTATCTTGCCCATGCAGGACTACGGCGCGCCATCGATGATTTTCTTGAGCGTGAGCGCGAGGATGTCGCCTTGATGAATCATGTTCTCAACGAGCACACGCCCTTCAAGAAGTCCGACCAATAA
- a CDS encoding cell envelope integrity EipB family protein → MRILPVVVFSLGALGLTGSSMAFAAGTATLVPHRAIYDLKLDSAQDSSGITGLTGRMVYEFNGSDCEGYTTNFRFVTRVDMEEQPQRVTDQQTTTFESGNGDKFRFVNKTFVDQSLTKEVRGDAALLKDKTEISLTKPEASKEDLELSQFPTRHMQDLISKALAGEVFYQTKLFDGSEDADKVMATTVVIGKSAVSDDDETKNMGPLAKETTWPVSIAYFDDNEKTEGLPSYRINFKMYRNGVTRDLKMDYGDFSMTGKLVNLQLFDAPKCTK, encoded by the coding sequence ATGCGCATTCTACCTGTTGTTGTTTTCAGTCTCGGTGCCTTGGGCCTGACCGGCTCCTCAATGGCTTTTGCGGCTGGAACCGCGACTCTTGTTCCGCATCGCGCCATTTACGATCTCAAACTGGACAGCGCGCAGGACAGTAGCGGGATTACGGGTTTGACGGGCCGCATGGTCTATGAATTCAACGGCTCGGATTGCGAGGGCTACACGACGAATTTTCGTTTCGTCACCCGCGTTGACATGGAAGAACAGCCTCAACGGGTGACTGACCAACAGACGACGACATTCGAGTCCGGCAACGGCGACAAATTCCGCTTCGTCAACAAGACATTCGTTGACCAGAGCTTGACCAAGGAGGTGCGCGGCGACGCTGCACTGCTCAAGGACAAGACGGAAATTTCGCTGACAAAGCCGGAGGCAAGCAAAGAAGATCTCGAGCTATCACAGTTTCCAACGCGCCACATGCAGGATTTGATCTCCAAGGCGTTGGCAGGGGAAGTTTTCTACCAGACAAAGCTGTTCGACGGATCGGAAGATGCCGATAAGGTAATGGCGACGACGGTCGTTATTGGCAAATCTGCGGTTTCCGATGATGACGAGACAAAGAACATGGGCCCCCTGGCAAAAGAAACGACGTGGCCGGTTTCGATTGCTTATTTCGACGACAATGAGAAGACGGAGGGGCTGCCGAGCTACCGGATCAATTTCAAGATGTATCGCAATGGCGTGACGCGCGATCTCAAAATGGACTATGGCGATTTCTCCATGACGGGGAAGCTCGTCAATCTGCAGCTGTTCGACGCCCCGAAGTGCACGAAGTAG
- the pyrH gene encoding UMP kinase — translation MAGTAVYKRVVLKASGEALMGDQGFGIDVAVADRIASDIAEARALGVQVGVVIGGGNIFRGVAVASKGGDRVTGDHMGMLATVINSLALRTSLVKLGIDTVVLSAVTMPEFCETFSQRLATEYMDMGKVVIFAGGTGNPFFTTDSAAALRAAEIGADALFKGTQVDGIYSADPKKDPNAVRFDHLTHKDVLDRGLAVMDTTAVALARENNIPIIVYSIHEKGGFAEVLQGRGRATVVSDH, via the coding sequence ATGGCTGGTACGGCAGTTTACAAACGCGTTGTGCTCAAAGCCTCAGGGGAAGCTCTCATGGGCGATCAGGGCTTCGGCATCGATGTGGCTGTCGCCGATCGAATTGCCAGCGATATTGCGGAAGCTCGTGCATTGGGTGTGCAGGTTGGCGTGGTGATCGGCGGCGGCAATATTTTTCGCGGCGTAGCTGTAGCCTCCAAAGGTGGAGACCGGGTTACCGGCGACCACATGGGCATGCTGGCAACGGTGATCAACTCTTTGGCGCTGCGCACTTCTCTGGTGAAGCTCGGCATCGACACGGTTGTCCTTTCGGCGGTTACCATGCCTGAATTCTGCGAGACGTTTTCGCAAAGGCTGGCGACCGAATATATGGACATGGGCAAGGTTGTGATCTTTGCCGGAGGTACTGGCAATCCCTTCTTTACGACCGACTCCGCAGCTGCGCTGCGTGCCGCTGAGATCGGGGCCGATGCCCTGTTCAAGGGCACCCAGGTTGACGGAATTTATTCGGCGGATCCTAAAAAAGACCCAAATGCGGTGCGGTTTGATCATTTGACCCACAAGGACGTGCTGGATCGCGGGCTCGCTGTGATGGATACGACTGCTGTAGCTCTTGCACGTGAAAATAATATCCCAATAATCGTCTATTCGATCCATGAAAAGGGTGGTTTTGCAGAAGTGCTACAGGGTAGAGGACGTGCAACGGTCGTATCGGACCATTGA
- a CDS encoding HIT family protein yields MTPPYDANNIFAKILRGEIPSHKLFEDEETYAFMDVMPQGKGHCLAIIKAPFRNILDVDEASLSAVIKTTQKLARAVKAAFDADGVTVIQFNEPAAGQTVFHLHFHVIPRFDGVALRPHTGQMEDQNVLAENAEKIRQALGK; encoded by the coding sequence ATGACCCCACCCTATGATGCAAACAACATATTCGCGAAGATCCTGCGTGGGGAAATCCCGTCACACAAGCTTTTCGAAGATGAGGAAACCTATGCCTTCATGGACGTCATGCCGCAAGGCAAAGGTCATTGCCTTGCGATAATCAAGGCGCCGTTCCGCAATATCCTGGATGTTGACGAAGCCAGCCTGTCAGCCGTCATCAAAACCACGCAGAAGCTCGCACGCGCGGTCAAAGCGGCTTTCGACGCCGATGGTGTCACTGTCATCCAGTTCAACGAACCAGCCGCCGGGCAGACGGTTTTCCATCTGCATTTCCATGTCATTCCGCGTTTTGACGGCGTCGCGCTGCGGCCGCATACCGGACAGATGGAGGATCAGAACGTCCTCGCCGAAAACGCGGAGAAGATCAGGCAGGCTCTAGGTAAGTAG
- the tsf gene encoding translation elongation factor Ts: MSITAAQVKELREISGAGMMDCKAALTETNGDMEAAVDWLRAKGISKADKKAGRTAAEGLVGVASNGKKAVVVEVNSETDFVARNDAFQDIVRNVANVALTTDGSTAAVAAATYPSSGKSVVDTIKDAVGTIGENLSFRRSAALTVNEGVVATYIHNAVSDGLGKLGVLVAIETSGNADVAQAFGRQVAMHVAATNPLALTAAEVDPAAVEREKAVFTESARQSGKPENIIEKMVEGRLRKFYEEVVLLSQAFVINPDLTVEAALKEAEKTIGAPAKITAFVRFALGEGIEKEETDFAAEVAAAVKK; the protein is encoded by the coding sequence ATGAGCATTACTGCTGCACAAGTAAAAGAACTTCGCGAGATTAGCGGCGCCGGCATGATGGACTGCAAAGCGGCCCTGACTGAAACCAATGGCGACATGGAAGCCGCTGTCGATTGGCTGCGTGCCAAGGGTATTTCGAAGGCAGACAAGAAGGCCGGGCGCACGGCTGCCGAAGGTCTCGTTGGCGTTGCATCGAATGGCAAGAAGGCTGTTGTTGTAGAGGTCAACTCCGAGACCGATTTCGTAGCCCGCAACGACGCATTCCAGGATATTGTCCGCAACGTTGCCAATGTGGCGTTGACGACGGATGGTTCGACTGCTGCGGTTGCAGCTGCGACCTATCCTTCATCGGGCAAGTCGGTTGTCGATACGATCAAGGACGCCGTTGGTACGATCGGTGAGAATCTGTCGTTCCGCCGCTCGGCAGCGCTGACAGTCAATGAAGGCGTTGTCGCAACCTATATTCACAATGCTGTTTCCGACGGTCTCGGCAAACTTGGCGTTCTGGTAGCGATCGAAACTTCCGGCAACGCCGATGTCGCACAGGCTTTCGGACGTCAGGTCGCAATGCATGTCGCGGCGACCAACCCGCTTGCCCTGACTGCCGCCGAGGTCGATCCAGCTGCTGTCGAGCGTGAAAAGGCAGTCTTTACCGAGTCGGCCCGTCAATCCGGCAAGCCTGAAAACATCATCGAGAAGATGGTCGAAGGCCGTCTGCGCAAATTCTACGAGGAAGTTGTGCTTCTCTCGCAGGCTTTCGTCATCAATCCGGATCTGACCGTCGAGGCTGCTCTTAAAGAAGCCGAAAAGACGATCGGTGCACCGGCCAAGATCACGGCATTCGTCCGTTTTGCCCTTGGCGAAGGCATCGAGAAGGAAGAGACCGACTTTGCAGCGGAAGTTGCCGCAGCTGTGAAGAAGTAA
- a CDS encoding AzlD domain-containing protein produces MTWQSLTDWWWPYLFILLAGWLPTDVWRFIGVFIGGRVREDSEALIAVRAVATALVAGVIAQLILYPSGALAETSVFLRIGAAAAGFVAYLALGRRVIISVIAGEAVLLCGLLLT; encoded by the coding sequence ATGACCTGGCAGAGCCTGACTGATTGGTGGTGGCCCTATCTGTTCATCCTGCTCGCAGGGTGGTTGCCCACCGACGTCTGGCGCTTCATCGGCGTGTTCATTGGTGGCCGGGTCCGGGAAGATTCCGAAGCTTTGATTGCAGTGCGAGCCGTTGCCACGGCGCTTGTCGCAGGGGTCATCGCCCAATTGATACTCTACCCGAGCGGGGCGCTGGCGGAGACCTCTGTGTTTCTTCGGATAGGTGCAGCCGCAGCAGGCTTTGTTGCATATCTCGCTCTCGGCAGACGTGTGATCATCAGCGTGATCGCCGGCGAAGCCGTCCTGCTCTGCGGGTTGCTACTTACCTAG